The Pseudomonas sp. IB20 region GAGAAATACTCATGAGCAAAAAAGTTGCAGTGATCCTTTCCGGCTGTGGCGTGTACGACGGTGCAGAGATACACGAAAGCGTCATCACCTTGCTGCGCCTGGACCAGCGTGGCGCCCAGGTTCAATGCTTTGCGCCGGATATCGCTCAACACCACGTGATCAACCACCTCACCGGCGAGGAAATGCCTGAGTCGCGCAATGTGCTGGTCGAATCGGCGCGCATCGCCCGGGGTGACGTGAAGGACATCCGTGAGGCCAGCGCCGAAGACTTCGATGCGCTGATCGTGCCCGGCGGGTTTGGCGCGGCGAAGAACCTGTCGAACTTTGCCGTGGAAGGCGCCGGTTGCAGCGTCAACCCGCAGGTGCTGGCGCTGGCTGAAGCGTTTGCTGAAGCGGGCAAGCCGGTGGGGCTGATCTGTATCTCGCCAGCACTCGCCGCGAAGATCTACGGCCCCGGCGTCACCTGCACCATCGGCAATTGCGCCGACACCGCCGCTGCCCTGGACAAGATGGGCGCCACCCACCAGGAATGCGGGGTTGAGGATATTGTCGAGGACAAGGCACGCAAACTGGTGAGCACCCCGGCCTACATGCTCGGCAAGAGCATCAGTGAAGTGGCGTCAGGCATCAACAAACTGGTGGATCGGGTGTTGGAATTGACCCACGAGAATGATTGATCGGGTCGCCGAACACTTATGTTGTGGCTAGCGGGCTTGCCACGAAAAGCCCGCCACAAAAGCCTGCTCACAAGAGGTCAGGCCTGGCGCATCAACTTGGTCAGTATCCTGTCCAGCGCATTGGCAAAAGCCTGCTTATCCTTTTCCCCATGGGGCGGTGGGCCGCCGCCCATCTGGCCCTGCTCACGCAGATCGGTAAACAGGTTACGCACCGCCAACCGTTCGCTCATGTTCGCCGGGCTGAATTCCTTACCGCGTGGGTCGAGGGCCGTCACGCCCTTCTTCACCAGGCGGTCGGCCAGGGGCACGTCGCTGCAGATCACCAACTCCCCAGGCACCGCGTGCTCCACCAGGTAGTCATCCGCCGCATCTGGGCCGCTGGGCACCACAATCAGCTTTACACAGGCGAAACTCGGCTTGATCTGGCTCTGCCCCGCCACCAGCACCACCTCGAACTCGCGCTTGAGGGCGAACTTCACCACTTGGTCCTTGGCCGCCCGTGGGCAGGCATCGGCATCGATCCATACGCGCATGGTTAGGCCGCCACGCGGCGTTTTTCAGTCAGGCGGCTGCGGCCGTACAGCACCACAATCGCCAGGATCGCCACCGCCTGCGCACTCAATGAGTAGGCATCGGCGTGGATGCCCAGCCAGTCGAAGTCAAAGAACGCCACCGGCCGCGTGCCGAAAATGCCCGCCTCCTGCAACGCTTTGACGCCATGCCCGGCGAACACCACCGACAAGGCACACAGCAGCGCCGCGTTGATGCCAAAGAACAACGCCAATGGCAGCTTCGCCGAACCGCGCAGGATTACCCACGCCAGGCCCACCAGCAACACCAGCGCCGTGGCGCCGCCCGCCAGTACCGCGTTGTGCCCGGCGGGGCCGGCTTGCAGCCACAGGGTTTCGTAGAACAGGATCACTTCGAACAACTCGCGGTACACCGAGAAGAACGCCAGCACCGCAAAGCCAAATCGCCCGCCGCCGCCCACCAGGCTGCTCTTGATGTAATCCTGCCAAGCCGCTGCGTGGCGTCGGTCGTGCATCCACACGCCCAGCCACAACACCATCACGCTGGCGAACAACGCCGTACAGCCTTCAAGCAATTCGCGCTGGGCGCCGCTGACGTCAATCACATACGCCGCCAATGCCCAGGTCGCCAGGCCGGCCAACAGCGCCAGGCCCCAGCCGACGTTCACGCTGCGCACCGCCGACTGTTGGCCGGTGTTACGCAGGAACGCCAGGATCGCCGCCAGCACCAGAATCGCTTCCAGGCCTTCACGCAACAGGATCAGCAAGCCGGAGATGTAGCTCAACGACCAGCTCAAGCCATCGCTGCCCAGCAAGCCGGCAGATTCGGTGAGTTTGCCCTTGGCCACGTCCAGGCGCTGTTGCACCTGCTCGATCGGCAGGCCGTCCTGCAACGACTGCCGGTACGCCATCAGGGCTTTCTCGGTGTCCTTGCGCACGTTGGCATTGACGTTATCCAGCGAGCTTTCCACCAGCTCGAAGCCTTCCAGGTACGCGGCCACCGACAAGTCGTAAGCTTGCTCGTGATCACCGTTACGGAACGCGGCGAGGCTCTTGTCCAGTGTGCTGGCGGTGTAATCGAGCAACTGCGCCGGGCCACGCTTGACCTGCGGCGGTTGCGCGCGCTGGGCGCGGAACGTCGCGGCCGCGCCCGGACCACTGGCCGCCAGCACTTCATTGGGGGTCTGGCGGGCCAGGTCGGCCAGGTTGAACGGTTGTTCGCTTTTGGCCGCGGCCGGGTCAGCCGTGAAGCCGGCGATGTAGGTTGCCAAGTCCCAGCGCTGACGGTCGTCCAACTGATCGGCGAAGGACGGCATGTCGGTGCCTTCAACGCCCAGGCCGAGCGTGTTGTAGATCGCATAGAGGCTGAGGCGATCAAGGCGCACGGCATCGCGCAGGTTAGCGGGCGGCGGCGTCATGCCTGTGGACGCTGGGCCATCACCCGCGCCCGCAGTGCCGTGGCATACCGAGCAATGCTGGGCATAGAGCGGTGCGCCACGCGCGGGGTCTGGCGTGATCGCCGGCGCCTGGCTGACTTCATACGCCACCGCGAGCTTGGCGCCCAACTGACGGGCTTGGCGGGCGACTGTCGCGCCATCCTGATGAGCGGTTACAGCCGCTAACAATTCGTCGACGCCCTTGACCAGCTCCGCGCGCTCCGGCCTTTGCGGCAGTTCAGCCACCAAGCCCTGCAAAACGCCGAGAAACTCTAGCTGTTCGCGGTATTCAGACTCATCGATAACCTTGCCCGCCTCCACCGTCGGTGGGTAGTCAGCACCAATGTAATCCAGCAGATGCAGGGCTTGCGGGGCGCCTTCGGCAGTCGCAGCCAGCAGGTTGAAGCTGCACGACATCAACACCGGCAACAGCAGCCAGGCGAGAAAACGGTAGGGGGCAGTCATGAATGAATCTCAAGTGGAAATGCGAAGTAACACATTGTTTATCGTTAAAAGGTTTGACTCAAGGCGTTAATGATTTCTCGTCGGAAGGGATGCGTTATTTCGAGATACCGGCGATGGCATTTGTCGATTACATCACAGCAAAAAGCCATTGTTTTGCCACTCGCGGCGCCTATAATGCCGCGCCCTGTTATTGCGAAAGGGAATTTATTTCCTCGTTCTTATGAGGAACTAGCACATCGGCTGATGACTTTCAGGGAAGACGTTTACATGGCATTTCGCGCCTTGACCCCACTCGCACTCGCGGCGGTTACCTTGTTATCCGGTTGTACGATGTTTCGCAGCTACGACACCGAGCTGCAAGCCACCAACCAACAGCTGGCCACCGGCAATGTCGACGGCGCCCTGACCCTGTTGGAAAAGAACAACACCGGCGAAGACAAGGACCTGCTCTATTTCTTTGAAAAGGGCGAGCTGTTACGGGCCAAAGGCGACCTCACCGGAAGCCAGACCGCCTGGCGCAGCGCCGACCTGCAAGTCTACAAGTGGGAAGAGTCGGTCAAGTTCGACAGCGAGAAGTACCTCGCCCAGTTCGGCAGCTTCATGGTCAACGACAAAGTGCGTCGCTACGAGGGTTATGACTACGAAAAAGTCATGCTGACCACCCAGATGGCCTTGAACCTGCTGGCTTTGAACGACTTCGATGGTGCCCGCACCGAGATCAAGAAGACCCACGAGCGCGAAGCGGTCATCGCCGACTTGCGCGATAAGGAATACCTCAAGCGCGAAAACGAAGCCGAGCGCCAGGGCGTCACTACCCAGATCAAAGACCTGCGCGGCTACCCGATAGAAGCACTGGATGCGCCGGAAGTGGTCGGCCTGAAAAACAGCTACCAGAGTGCGTTCAGCCATTACCTGGCGGGCTTTGTCTACGAAGCCCTGGGCGAAAGAGACCTGGCGGCGCCCGGCTATCGCAAGGCCGCCGAGCTGCGCCCCAATACGCCGCTGCTGGAGCAAGCGTTGCTGAACCTGGACAAATCCAAGGTCGGTGCCGACGAGACCGACGTGCTGATTGTGGTCCAGAGCGGCCTGGCACCGGCGCGCGACTCGATTCGCCTGCCACTGCCGATCCCGATCGACGGCCGCCTGGTGATCACGCCGCTGTCGTTCCCGGTGATCAAGGCTGACAACTCCACGGCGACCTTTGCCCAGATCGGCGTCGACGGCAAGCAACAGAACCTCACCGCACTCAACAGCACCACCGCCATGTCGCGCCGCGCCCTGCGTGACGACATGCCGGGGATCATCCTGCGCACCACCGTGCGTGCGGTCAGCCGTGGCATTGCGCAAAACAACCTGAACAAGGCCAACCCCATGGCAGGTCTGGTACTGGGCATCGCCTCGGCCGTGACCGAAGGGGCCGACACCCGCACCTGGCGCACGCTGCCGGACATGACCCAAGTGACGCGCCTGCGCCTCAAGCACGGTGACCATCAGGTCAGCCTGCCCAACGCCCTGGGCGGCACGCTGGTGACGGTCAAGGCCGATCAGCGCTACCAAGTGATCACCCTGCGCGTGGTCGGCAACCAAGTATTCGCCGGCGGCCTCGCGGCCCGTGTAGTGCCGAGCACTTCCACTCAAGCCATCGCCCTCAAACAACCTTAAGGAGCACGCTATGCGTCATTTCATCCTCGGCGCCCTGGCGCTGGTCCTGCTCGCCGGCTGCGCCACCCCGCCGCCGCCGGAGCCTGGCAGCGCCGCCAGCAAAATCGTGGTGATGGGCAAATTCAAGGGCATCGCCGTCGGCGCCATTCGTGTGGCCCGTGAAAACGGCTTCCTCACCGCCAAGGTGCAGTTGAGCAACATCACCAGCAGCAACCAGATGATGTACTACCGCTTCGCCTGGCTGGGTGCCGATGGCTTCCCGGTAGGCGATGAAGAAACCTGGAAAGTGCTGAACCTGTACGCCAACCAGGCAACCTTCCTGCCGGCCATCGCTAACCTGCCCCAGGCCGCGGACTTCCGTCTTGAAGTGAAAACCCCTTGAGCCGCTGCTCTATCAGAATTCAGAGAGATTTCCCCATGTTTGCACGCTTCTCGATCATCGCCGTCGTCGCCCTTCTGGCCAGCGGTTGCTCCAACACCTCGCCGGTACTCGGCGGCAAGAACATCAGCTACGGCGACACCAAGGCTGTGGAACTGGTGACCAACGAGT contains the following coding sequences:
- the elbB gene encoding isoprenoid biosynthesis glyoxalase ElbB — translated: MSKKVAVILSGCGVYDGAEIHESVITLLRLDQRGAQVQCFAPDIAQHHVINHLTGEEMPESRNVLVESARIARGDVKDIREASAEDFDALIVPGGFGAAKNLSNFAVEGAGCSVNPQVLALAEAFAEAGKPVGLICISPALAAKIYGPGVTCTIGNCADTAAALDKMGATHQECGVEDIVEDKARKLVSTPAYMLGKSISEVASGINKLVDRVLELTHEND
- a CDS encoding YaiI/YqxD family protein, whose translation is MRVWIDADACPRAAKDQVVKFALKREFEVVLVAGQSQIKPSFACVKLIVVPSGPDAADDYLVEHAVPGELVICSDVPLADRLVKKGVTALDPRGKEFSPANMSERLAVRNLFTDLREQGQMGGGPPPHGEKDKQAFANALDRILTKLMRQA
- a CDS encoding FTR1 family protein, producing MTAPYRFLAWLLLPVLMSCSFNLLAATAEGAPQALHLLDYIGADYPPTVEAGKVIDESEYREQLEFLGVLQGLVAELPQRPERAELVKGVDELLAAVTAHQDGATVARQARQLGAKLAVAYEVSQAPAITPDPARGAPLYAQHCSVCHGTAGAGDGPASTGMTPPPANLRDAVRLDRLSLYAIYNTLGLGVEGTDMPSFADQLDDRQRWDLATYIAGFTADPAAAKSEQPFNLADLARQTPNEVLAASGPGAAATFRAQRAQPPQVKRGPAQLLDYTASTLDKSLAAFRNGDHEQAYDLSVAAYLEGFELVESSLDNVNANVRKDTEKALMAYRQSLQDGLPIEQVQQRLDVAKGKLTESAGLLGSDGLSWSLSYISGLLILLREGLEAILVLAAILAFLRNTGQQSAVRSVNVGWGLALLAGLATWALAAYVIDVSGAQRELLEGCTALFASVMVLWLGVWMHDRRHAAAWQDYIKSSLVGGGGRFGFAVLAFFSVYRELFEVILFYETLWLQAGPAGHNAVLAGGATALVLLVGLAWVILRGSAKLPLALFFGINAALLCALSVVFAGHGVKALQEAGIFGTRPVAFFDFDWLGIHADAYSLSAQAVAILAIVVLYGRSRLTEKRRVAA
- a CDS encoding COG3014 family protein; translated protein: MAFRALTPLALAAVTLLSGCTMFRSYDTELQATNQQLATGNVDGALTLLEKNNTGEDKDLLYFFEKGELLRAKGDLTGSQTAWRSADLQVYKWEESVKFDSEKYLAQFGSFMVNDKVRRYEGYDYEKVMLTTQMALNLLALNDFDGARTEIKKTHEREAVIADLRDKEYLKRENEAERQGVTTQIKDLRGYPIEALDAPEVVGLKNSYQSAFSHYLAGFVYEALGERDLAAPGYRKAAELRPNTPLLEQALLNLDKSKVGADETDVLIVVQSGLAPARDSIRLPLPIPIDGRLVITPLSFPVIKADNSTATFAQIGVDGKQQNLTALNSTTAMSRRALRDDMPGIILRTTVRAVSRGIAQNNLNKANPMAGLVLGIASAVTEGADTRTWRTLPDMTQVTRLRLKHGDHQVSLPNALGGTLVTVKADQRYQVITLRVVGNQVFAGGLAARVVPSTSTQAIALKQP
- a CDS encoding YcfL family protein produces the protein MRHFILGALALVLLAGCATPPPPEPGSAASKIVVMGKFKGIAVGAIRVARENGFLTAKVQLSNITSSNQMMYYRFAWLGADGFPVGDEETWKVLNLYANQATFLPAIANLPQAADFRLEVKTP